GTTCTTGGGAGGCCACattgttttgctgtttttgagTTGACTTGCTTAAATAATAAATCCACCCTCTTGTACCGGATTAAGCAGACAATTaggaaatcaatcaatcaattggtgtcagctgcaggcagaggccagggaaaGGCCCCCTCTTCCCTGGTGCCTCTCCAACCTCCAAACCCGCTGCGGCTCAGGGCGGTGCGGGCGGCAGGGAGCTCTGAGCTTCGCTTGCTTCCATTTCAGGGCCCCGAGGCTGGGACAAATCCAGGAATGGAGAAATAAGGAGAGAGTGTGGGGGAGTGTGGGACTGATGTGAAGTTCTGTACTTAGTGGAGCAGGAAATGGAGGCCACGCTGTCAACTGGCCGTTGCATCCCCGGCCCCGTCCTTaagcctggggcctggcctggcccgcCAGGATGTGCAATGGCTGGGACACGGGTGCCAGTCACAGGGCTCACTGCCCACTGGGCTGGactgaaggagggaggaaaaagaaagcagcGGTGAGTGAGAGGCTAAGCCTTGGGAAATCTTGGCGGCCTTTGTACTTGGAGAGACAATTCCTCCCGAGATTGAGGGTCAGAGCCCAGAAAGTCACCGGGAGCGCTCAGCATGGTACCATCATCCTAGAGCCTCAGCCTGGCCGGGGACCACCAAACGGACGGCCTGGGAACACCTCTCTGGGTGCCCAAGATGCCATCGGCTGGAGCCTAGGCCTCTCCCAGCCCTGGGCTTGGCCAGcacccccccccatcctccttcACTAGGGACACAGCTTTCTCCACCGTCAAGTGGTTGTGCTGCTTCAGGCTTTGTGTCCATGAAAAGTGACAGAAACCTCAGGTGGTTTCTCCTGAGAAGGGAAAAGAACTGCATCTATGGAGGAAACAGCAAGAGCTATATTTTGTTAATACCTTTAAAAGTTGCTTTAAAGGCAATGAGGATCTTGACTGGGTCACGGGCAACCTTGGGCTTGGGCCCTGGAGCCCCGATCTGCCCCCACCATCATGACACTGGGGAGGGGGAGACGCCGCTGCTGAAAGCTTGAGTAGGCAGACGTCTGAGACCGTGTCTTCCCCACCCTGGTCATGGTTGCACAACCGCCGAATCTTCCCATGGGCATACGCATCACTCTCTGAGTTGGGGGGGGGCGGTAGTTCTTGGGCACCCATCCCTGGAGAGAGGGGAGGGCTTTCTGGTGGCTCATTCCTCCGCGAGGGAAGTTGGGCCCCGTGGCTTGTTTGCAGACGGGTGGGACTGGCTTTGCCTAAGCCAACAGGCAGgactccctccccaggcccactTAATACCTGCAGGGCCGCTGTCAAAGCTGTTGGGACTCCCAGCAGATCCAGGTAGGTTTGGGCACCATTTGTTTGAGGGTGGAGAGCCAGCGGGCTGGGCTGGTGTGTCCTGACCCTGCTTCCAACAGCCCCATGACCTGGAAGGTTAGAGCCGGCCTGGACCCTCACACGTGGAGTGCAGAGTGAAACCGAAGCTGGGGCTGGCGTCTTGGGTGGGGATACAAAGATGCCAGGCTGGTGGTCCCTCCCAGGTGAGGCAGGCTTCTTCCTTGGCTGAGAAGCAGTTGCGTTGTGCCCGAGGAACGGCTGTCCCCATTTCAGTATGGTGACTGCAGTGTCGGAGGCCCTGGTCTGGTCTCAGGATAGTCTGTGTACGGGAGGGGACACGAGGCAGTGTCTTCCCTAAGCTCACTCGCTGAGTCAGGGGCCCAACTGTCGCCCAAGTTAACAGGCTGGTCTGAAAGAAGGTCTGCGTGGTCACCCTCTTCCAAGATAGTGTGGCCAGAACTTTAGGGGAGGTTAGCCAGGGTATCCGCACATTTACCCACAAACCGACCCAACCCTGGTAGTAAAAAGGACAGGACACAGCCCTGGGGTACATGTTTATGtgagtaataaaatatttactataacataaatataaaggGAACTTCCCAgtctacattattattattatttttgcaataAAGATACAAAGAATGCACCAAAACAttgttccaaaaaataataaaaataaaataaaataacaaaatttaaattcaaactgTAACAAACAGAATGGAAGAAACGGAGAAGGGGGAAGCTCCAAACACATCCAGAAAATAAATAGAGATGGGTCAGAAATCTggaaatcatattaaaatatttttttttttccttcggaTTATTCGGTGTACAAAATCCTTTCGGATGGGGATGGAGGGCAACCCggaaaaaccaaaaataaaaaccaagcaCAAAAATGTTTCTTCTCCCCGCCAAGTGTGTACATATCTCACATATTTACATGGTTCCCACCTCACCCCAAACTTGGTGAATTTCTCTcctggccacccccccccccccctgcatcCCGCATCTCAggtggggctggagagggagCGGGCGAAGGCTGCAGGGAATCAGGGCAGAGGGTTCTCAGGGAACGGCTTATTTCTACAGCTGGTTAAAAAATACCTCCAACTTTTTCAAGTTTTCGTTTGTCGGTGGCCAGGAGGGCAGTGCCCCgcggggagcaggggtgggatggggggggcCCTGATGGGCCGCGGTCAGTTTGCATTGGGGCAGAAGCCTcttcccggggggcgggggggggcggggtgtgcgTGGGGAGCGCAGACCCCTCCCGCGTGGCCGGGAACCGAATCGCAGCTCGGATAAAACGAAACGAAAAATGAACActcgaatttttttttttgttagttttttttttgtttgttttgcttttttttgggggggggggtggagcgatggtggtggtggtgatggtggtggtggtggtggggcgtAAGGGCGGGGGGAGGTAAGGGGGAAAATAAATTAGGCTAGATTAAAGCTTTGGCTATTTCCTGCTTTTATACACAGACGCGGCTCTCGCGGCCTCCCCTCCGGGGCCCCGATAAATACAGTATACAGCGATTTAAATTAAGGGCGCGGGCGGAGTTAGAAGGACCCCAGGAGCCGGGGAGAggctccatgaataaataaaaaccgtaaaaaacaaaaaacaaaaaaccaaccaaaaacaacaaaaccaagcCCGGAGGAAGGGTAAAAAGGGGGATGGGGCGCATCCTTGCGGGAGAGAAGAGGCGTGGGGCGGATTCAGCGACAGTCCCTCACCCTCGACCcgcaggtgggcagggggcccTCCCGTCTCCATCCTCTCTCCCGGGGGTCCCTAACCCCGGGGTCCCCGCGTTACCTGTCGCTGCGGGGAGGCCGCTGCCGGGATCCGGCCCCGAACAgcccgggggtgggaggggtgcagggggaggcgggggtcTCCgaggggatgggggcggggagcaggcgGCGGGGTGAGTTGGCGCGTCCCGGATCCTCGCTCCTCTCTCCGGGGGCTCGGGCGACGCAGCCTGTCGGGCCGTCTTCGCCGCTCGCCTCGCCGGAGAGGGTCGTCCGGGTGTTTGGTTTAGGTTCGAAagtttctgggctttttttttttttcttttttgtaaaatccAAAGCAAccgaacaaaaagagaaaaaaaaaaaaagaaaagaaaagaaaagaaaggaaaagggaaaagaagagtccCGGCCGCGCGGCGCCTCGCCACGCGCCCGCGGGGGCCCGGCCGCGGGGTCACTGCACCGAGCCGGGcagtgtgtggtggtggtggtggtgcagcgcggccggcgggggcggcgggggcggcgggggcgccgaGGGCGGCgacgcgccgcccccgcccggccccagcTCGCCCGCCGCGTACACGTCGTCCATGGGCGGGTGGCCGGCGCCGGCCGCCGGGGTCATGCGCTTCTCCTTCTGCCGCCGGTTGCAGAACCAGACGCGCACCACCTCCTTCTCCAGCTGCAGGCTGTCGGCCAGGCCGGTGATCTCGTGCGCCGAGGGCTTGGGGCACTTGAGGAAGTGGCTCTCGAGCGCGCCTTTGACCCCCACCTCGATGGACGTGCGCTTCTTGCGCTTGCGGCCCTGCGCCGCGATCTTGTCCAGGTTGGTGGGGCTGCCGCTGGACGAGTCGGTCTCCTCCAGCCACTTGTTGAGCAGCGGCTTGAGCTTGCACATGTTCTTGAAGCTCAGCTGCAGGGCCTCGAAGCGGCAGATGGTGGTCTGCGAGAACACGTTGCCGTACAGCGTGCCCAGCGCCAGCCCCACGTCGGCCTGCGTGAAGCCCAGCTTGATGCGCCGCTGCTTGAACTGCTTGGCGAACTGCTCCAGGTCGTCCGAGCTGGGCGCGTCCTCGTCCGAGTGCTCGCCCACCgacgagccgccgccgcccgcgcccgcgcccgcgcccgcgcccgcgtgCAGGTGCGCCGCCGCCGCGTGCAGGCCGCCCGCGTGTGCGTGTCCGTGTGCGTGTCCGTGTGCGTGTCCGTGTCCGTGCGCGCCCAGGTGCGGCGGGGGCGACGGCTCCAGCTGCGCCTCGTGGCCGTCCTCGTGCAGCGCGTGGTGCAGGccgggccccgcgccgccgccccccgcggccaGCATCCCGgccaggccgccgccgccgccccccgggtAGGCCGCCTGCGCGTACAGCCCGAGCGGCTGGGGCTGgtggcccccgccggcccccggggACGGCGACATGGCCGGGCCCAGGTGGTGCGCCGCGCCGCCCTGCGCCCAAGCCGCGCCCGCGTGGGCCGCCCCCTGGTGCACCAGGCGCGCGTggaagccgccgccgccgccgccgccgccgccgccgtcgtcGGCCCggccggcgccgccgccgcccgccttGCCGTGCTCCAGGTGCGGGCCCCCGGCCcagtcgccgccgccgccgccgccgcccgcgggcAGCCACTGGGGGTGCGCCAGGCCCACGGGGtggcccgcgcccgcgcccagCCACTCGTGGTGCATCAGCTTCTGCACTTCGCGGTACGCGGCCCCCGCGTGCAGccgctcggccgccgccgccgccgccgccgccgccgccgcgtccgGGTGCATGAGCGGCCCCGTGGCCCCGGCTCCGCCGCCGGGGCCCCGCGGCAGGTACTGCGCGGTGGTGGCCatgccgcccgcgccccgcgccccgcgccgcgccgcgccgccgctCCGCTCCGTCTgcgggccccgccgccgcgctCCGCCGGCTTAAAGCCCCGACCCGCTCGGCGCTCCGGAGCCCCACCCCGCCCGCCGCCCATTGGCTGCCCGCGGAGCCGCCTCCCGccccccggccgcggcccccgccccccgcgcccgcccgcgcccgcccgccgcccgcccgccgcccgcccgccgcccggcccggccgcccggAGCTCGCCATTGGGCCTCGCTCCCGGGGtcccgcgcgccgccgccgccgattGGCCGCCGCCGCTTCATTCACGGCCCCGCCGCCGCGCGGACGCACGCCCCGGGGGCGCGGCCGCCACGTGGGGAGCGGCGCGGGGGCGGCCCGGGACCGCGCCCCCTCCCGTCCCGCCTGCGTGGGCCCCGCGCACCGCGGCGCAGGAGACTCCGCGCGGACCGAATTCCCGCCcgggcggccggcggcggcggcggggactgCGGCTCCGGGAGGCGCTCGGGCTCCGGGGAGCGGCCCAGCCCCGCGCGCCTCGCTGCGCAGCGCCGCTGCCGGCGGgccgggctccccgcggggccAGGCGGCTGCGAGCGggaggcggcgcggggcgggcgcggggcgggcgcggggcgggcgcgccttcgccccggggctgcccccggCGCCGAGCCgtgtccctcctccccttccagacCCGGCGTCGCGGCTCCGCCGACCCACGCGGCCCCGAGAGCGCGCCGGGCGCGGGCTCGCCTCCCCGGGCTCCGCGGACCAGGTGAgtgcggcgcgggcggcgcggggcgggcgcgccggGGACCCGGGAGCCTCCGGAGCCAGGCCGCGCTCCGGGCTTCCCGCCGCAGAGGACCTCGAGGTGCAGCGCGGGGCTCCGGGGCAGCGCCGCCGGCGGGGCTGGGGACAtcccgggccccggggcgggggggggtctgTCCCACGCTTTGCCGCCTTCTCGCTCCTCCTCCCTGCGTGACCGGCTCATTGGCCGGGGTCACGACGGGGTCACGCCCGGACGCGAAACTTGCTCCTGGTGAGGAGTGGCGGGGacctggggggacctggggggacctggggggacctgggggggacctggggggggcgGCCGCGCTCCTGGAGTCCTGCGCGCGGCCGGGAGCTGTCCAGGCTGGAGTTGAGCGGGCTTGCCTTGGGgggctgcagagcagggagctgagACGGAGGACGCCTTGTTAGAAACGTGCGGCGTGCAATTCGGGGATCTTCCTGTCCCCCCAGCTCTTTGAGGCCTCCTGGAGAGATCCCGAGTGGTCTCGGACCTCGGCACAGCTAGTCTGTGCCTctaagccccacgctgggtgggAGGAG
This region of Vulpes lagopus strain Blue_001 chromosome 23, ASM1834538v1, whole genome shotgun sequence genomic DNA includes:
- the POU3F1 gene encoding POU domain, class 3, transcription factor 1; the protein is MATTAQYLPRGPGGGAGATGPLMHPDAAAAAAAAAAAERLHAGAAYREVQKLMHHEWLGAGAGHPVGLAHPQWLPAGGGGGGGDWAGGPHLEHGKAGGGGAGRADDGGGGGGGGGGFHARLVHQGAAHAGAAWAQGGAAHHLGPAMSPSPGAGGGHQPQPLGLYAQAAYPGGGGGGLAGMLAAGGGGAGPGLHHALHEDGHEAQLEPSPPPHLGAHGHGHAHGHAHGHAHAGGLHAAAAHLHAGAGAGAGAGGGGSSVGEHSDEDAPSSDDLEQFAKQFKQRRIKLGFTQADVGLALGTLYGNVFSQTTICRFEALQLSFKNMCKLKPLLNKWLEETDSSSGSPTNLDKIAAQGRKRKKRTSIEVGVKGALESHFLKCPKPSAHEITGLADSLQLEKEVVRVWFCNRRQKEKRMTPAAGAGHPPMDDVYAAGELGPGGGGASPPSAPPPPPPPPPAALHHHHHHTLPGSVQ